A window of the Emys orbicularis isolate rEmyOrb1 chromosome 1, rEmyOrb1.hap1, whole genome shotgun sequence genome harbors these coding sequences:
- the TSPAN8 gene encoding tetraspanin-8 codes for MAGVSSCMKYSMFIFNFLFWMCGCIILGVSIWMRVSKAAQEDLNLDSSLFSAVDLMIAVGSIIMVLGFLGCCGAMKESQCMLILFFIGLLLILILQVVAGILGAVYKSQIETTLNKTLSEEAKKLQAVTEDSKVFQEKFQKFEKMNQCCGLVKGYEDWGSNFNTPYGNFKICECAQKDQNTDLCIFSSNRYIYKKPCSVVVIDFFKHHMVILMGIAFGLAFIEIVGLGFSMSLYCQIQRK; via the exons ATGTGTGGCTGCATTATTCTGGGGGTCTCTATCTGGATGCGTGTAAGCAAAGCTGCTCAGGAG GATCTCAATTTAGATAGTAGCCTGTTTTCAGCTGTTGACCTGATGATAGCAGTGGGCTCCATCATTATGGTCCTTGGTTTCCTGGGGTGCTGTGGTGCAATGAAGGAAAGTCAATGCATGCTGATCTTG TTTTTTATTGGACTGCTTTTGATCCTGATCCTTCAGGTCGTAGCAGGTATTTTGGGAGCAGTGTATAAGTCTCAG ATAGAAACCACACTTAACAAGACTCTCTCCGAGGAGGCAAAGAAGTTGCAAGCCGTCACTGAGGATTCTAAAGTATTTCAAGAGaaatttcagaagtttgagaaaaTG AATCAGTGCTGTGGTTTGGTGAAGGGATATGAAGACTGGGGGAGCAATTTTAATACTCCTTATGGTAATTTCAAGATCTGTGAATGTGCACAGAAAGACCAAAATACAGATCTCTGTATCTTTTCTTCTAACAGATACATTTATAAAAAG ccATGTAGCGTTGTGGTAATTGATTTCTTCAAACACCATATGGTCATACTTATGGGGATCGCATTTGGACTGGCATTTATTGAG ATTGTTGGTTTGGGGTTTTCGATGAGCCTGTACTGTCAGATCCAGAGAAAATGA